From the genome of Astyanax mexicanus isolate ESR-SI-001 chromosome 3, AstMex3_surface, whole genome shotgun sequence:
ttttataaaatgtaaaaaagacactgtgtttttgtatttatatatttttttcttttttctatataACTCTTATATAACGTTTTATATGTAAAAGAAGTAaccttattttgttatttatttttttctttctttaatatccttgtaaaattttaatgttttttattttattttattttatagtcatCTTTAAACTATAACTTAGCATTCCAtgcaattaattgttttttttattagtttttctttTGTATAACcctgaaaatgcaaaaaaaaaattgctgtatttattagttgttttttttatatatattctcttATTATATAACTCtgtaacatgtaaaaaaaagttactggTTACTGTATTTTGTTatgtattgtttttcttttattaaatatcCCATAAAATGTTAAAgaagttactgtatttttatttattttatattttataatcatCATAAAAAATTGTAGCATATAACATAAATGACAGCTGACATATGTGTTTTATTAGCTTTTCTTTTTATAACCTtgtaaaatgcaacaaaaaaaagttgctgtatttattttttttcttttttaatatcctcgtaaaatgtaaaataagctattttttattttatattttatgatcATCATTAAATTGTAACATATAACGTAAGTGACTGCTGACAAattttaattagttaaaaaaaactttactaataaaatattactgtatttttgtatcttttccttttttatagaactgtaaaatgtaaaagaaataactatattatttttttctgtttttaacaaccccataaaatataaaataagttaaattttttattttatattttatagtcatCATTAAATTTTAACATAAATGACAACTTACagattttaattaggtaaaaaagGTAACCCCCGTAAATtcacaaaaaaagtcaaattaaactaaaaaagctgctgtatttatttattgaatgcccaagtaaaatgtaaaaagtcactgtattttttatttaatatattttttgtaaatctaTGATCATTAGATTGAGACATATATGAATATGTAGGTAAACGGCTGCTGACAGAATTTCATTTGATCAAAAAAGTAAACGTTTTATTCCATGTAATCCACTGTATAAAGCAAGTGCGCATGAGCGGTATTGAGCTGCGCATATTCGCTGATCTTTAGAACATATACTGACGGGTTCCTGTGCCGGATGGTATGTAGATCAGCGGAGCTGCAGCATGTAAGCGAGTGTCAGTTTCTGTTTTGAAGGAGCGCGGAGTGTCAGAGAGAAGCTGAACTAGCCGGTTAAAACAGAGGTAAGAATATTTATGCTGTTATTGGGGAGGAATTGTATCTATTTGCTGCAGAAATTAGTTAAAAGTTCGGCTTTTAGCTCTTCTTCTTCACGCTGGTTTATTCAGAGGAAAGCCTCGGTGTTTCCTGAGCGCTGTACCGGGCTGTTGCAGTTTCTTCCCGCGGAGAAAGTGAGGCCTACTCGGGGTAGCGGTGCTGTGTCATTAGCTAGCGGGTGTTTTGTGAGAAAAAGAATGGGGATATATAAGATTAATATCTTATCGTTCTTATATTAATCAGCCATATACTGCTTACACCAGTAGCCAGAAAGGTTCCTAATAAAAGACAAATACCACCAAAAGGTCTTTTTTTAATGATAGCTATACTGTTAGTTAGCATTTTATATGGAAATGTGTCTGCTTTAAAAACATAAGTTTTTACCTGAATTAGTCACATGCTGTATCTAGAATTTATTGCTTTATGGTGTTTTTTGAGCAGATTAAACAAATGCaaacagaagtgtttttttataattagtattaattgtttttttgtgtaaaaacgCAGCGCATCCTTGGTTGTACTAATAACTACGACATAGTATaaaattatttccattatttttagCTAATAATATTGTACATTTAGTTACAAACCCATTCAAACGATGGACAcacattctggtttatttaacacgtTTTGTTTACAGGATAATATAGCATGTTTTCCTGtgcagctttaatatagtcttaaatATTATATGTCCaatgtaaaaaagaataaaataataatgagaagAGGTTTGTCCAAAGCTTTGCCTGGTACTGTATAATGTGCGTATAGTGtgcaaaaatgaatgaaaattgcTTGTTTTGCCAGGGCTGATtcttgttttaaagttttttttaatagtcaGAAACACATAATGCACAGTTACACCTTagtagtgttgcttaatgcgcattataatctggtgcgtcttatgtatgaaaatagcccAAAAAATAGACGCTATTTgaaagtgcactttataatctgaaaGATACGGTACCTTTCAtttatttgtgtttctgtgtgtttttatttgtttttaggtgACTGGATTTGCCATGGCACCACTCATCAAAacgaaacaaacagaaaaaataatcaaCGGAATATCAACTCAAGTTGTTTGCACGGAATTCAGCAACTACATCTTCATAGTTCTTACGCAGTATGGGAAGATCGGGACGCTTGTGTCTGTAACCCCTGACACCAGATGCAGTGATGTCAGCGCCCCTGTGATAACTACGAAAGTGCTTCTGGGAAAGGATGAGGTAAATAATGCTATAACTGATCTGATGAAAATCACCCCTGGTTTAAATTTCTGTCACTGAGAATGTTTACTCTTTCTGGGGTTGACAACATGCTGACATGTCCAttttaaaagtttctttattttccAATGACTGTATTTGTAATAATACGGCACAGTTTTTAAACTTCCTGTTGTGTGTAACTGGTGGATTTGTTTGTCTAGTTACATTTGGTGTGAAACACTCAGCGAATCACTGAGGATTTACCTGATTGGAAATCGTTAATTACACAATGAAGTACAGATCTCCAGATTACAGACCAACTGCAATGGACTCTCACATTTATTGGCCTATtgtaacacgttttttttttttttcccaaatcagACTTATGCCACATTTGTTTATGTGGAATTCTAAATCACATACATATTTAAAAAGTAGCTAGATATGGAAATCAAACTGTTCAGCAGGTGTTTTTGCttcagtttactacatatttttaatatactgtgtCAACGTTTCTTGGACCAAaataaattctccaaaattacaggaactctttttacattttcttccatTGGaagttaaaaagttttttttctctcttctgtaaagtttctGTATTGTACAGCAGAGATATGTGTGGATACCACATCGCtatagctaggttatctagttatCCATCATATCCACCACCTTTCAAAAGaggggagctgcgtctgtggttgaaggagctaaattTAGAACATTCATCCAAATTTCCATCTGCTTTTGCTACAGatgaatctcaaaaaaaaaaaaaaacatatctttggaaagttattctatttattttaggaactcagttcaaaatgtgaaactcatactatataaatgtattacacacaaagtgagcATTGCCATTGTCAATATTGTCATCtcaactctttttatattgacttagaattgtacttttatctatatatctatttaataacagctcctgggtgtaaactggatcgtgagatcacaatttcgttccacctcatgtaccacataagatgcgaatgacaataaaatctccttgaatccttgaatccttgtggGCACCCCACATATCTATAGCTAGGTCAACTAGTTATCCACCATATCCACCACCTTTCTAAGAAGGAGAAGCTGCATCTGTGATTGAAGAAGCTACATTTATACATCCATCCAAACTCCCAAACCTCTGCTTTTACAATTATGTGGGGGGAAACCCTGTTCCCAGTAAAGCAGATATGCTGGGGCTGTAGTGAGGCTGTGTGAGACTAAACTAGCTAGCTTCAGAGCTGATCTTCAAGTGTGGGAGTACAGAGTGTGTGTATCAGGTAAACCTGACGAGTCAAACCAATTGTGCTACTTCACCGTAGCTTTAGAACTGATAAGTTTCTGTTGGTCAGGATTTTCTGGTGTCGTTTCCCCTCCACTAAATGGTTAAAACAGACGTATGTAGGTTTAGGTGGGTTTTAAAAATTAGTTCCTTCAATCCCAGACGCAGCTTTTCTTCTATGGAAGGTGGTGGGTGGAAGTTAAATTAGACCTTTATAAACTGCAGCCTTTCTGTGTTGTATTTAAAACACTGATGTTCAATCAAACTTCTACTCTTCTTCTAATTACAgtgtctctctctgactgactGAGTATGGTATACTACTCATTCTGTATGTTTATTATCACTATTGTTATAATCTatatcaataatttttttttctctcttttgtagGCTCTCACACATGTCTATGCAAAAAACGTTGCAACATTTGTTTGTCAGGAAGCAGGAAACCGTCCCGTTCTTCTGGGACTGTCGCTGAAAGACTGCACTGCTGAAAACCTGAAGACTCTGAAGGAAATGATCAAAAGCTGCCAAGTGTGGTGACCAAACGGACTGCTTAGAAATGTTAGAAagactgcttttttatttttatacaaaactgtcttgtctgttttattttttattttttgtaattcatGTTTTACATCTTTTTGACATAACCCACGTCTTTACTCCAGACTCCTGAGTGTACACAGTTTGGATATTTCCCTCCAGGCAAATGATGAAAGCATGGCTGCTGCTGG
Proteins encoded in this window:
- the psmg3 gene encoding proteasome assembly chaperone 3, giving the protein MAPLIKTKQTEKIINGISTQVVCTEFSNYIFIVLTQYGKIGTLVSVTPDTRCSDVSAPVITTKVLLGKDEALTHVYAKNVATFVCQEAGNRPVLLGLSLKDCTAENLKTLKEMIKSCQVW